Part of the Quercus robur chromosome 5, dhQueRobu3.1, whole genome shotgun sequence genome, CCCTGTTCCAAAGAAAGGAAGCCATAAACCAGATTTTTACCAATATCTATATATTTAGCTAATTCAGgggataaaagtaaaaaaaaggataaattgGATTACTTTCGAGCAAGGACAGGACCAGACTTCATGCACCCAATGTAAACCCGAGGTTTCATACGGTGTCTAGCTAGAGTTGTACCAAGCATAGCTGCAGAAAGTTTAGAGTAAATGAACTCAAATGAGACAAAGGGTCAAATGTAATAACAAGAGTAATGTCACAATCAAGTTTACAATACGGTAGTAATATGAAATGTTTCTAACATTCAGTAACAATTTTGAAAGAAGTAGATCAAGAAAACAATTGTGCTACATGGCACATCAGGCATGCCACACGGGAATCTCAAAGTTGTGCTCATCAGTCATCAAAATAAACAATCCATTCAACATGCAATAGCTAGATCATAGATGCTTGGAACTCCACTGTAACAATTTTCAACAGAAAACACTTGCTTTCTtataaaatctttctttttgcaAGCAATGCTTATTACATAGAGAGGCCAAACAACAATGTTACAAATATCCAGTGGACTATGAAGATCCTCTCCAATGTACATAGCGCTATAAACATATTATTCAGGTATGAAATGTttattggacaattttttttagcagTGTTTGACAATTGTTTTATTTCATCGCCTCTGATCCAGCTGTTAACATCACATAAATTCTTACTGCTTCATGATAAAAATAGACTTAAACAATCACATATGCTAAATGCAGCATCATATATCTTCGATTACTTATACCAGAAGTAATTACATACagagcacacacacacaagaccCATACCTATACCACTTTAATAGAATCAGAATTTTCAGTATAGACAAATCACAAAGCAAGATGAAGGAAGAAATGCAGGAAATTGGAACCATCATTACCTAAATTTACATGGATATCATCATCAACTTTAACATAAAACTCAGCATCCCATAAGGAAACAGCAGTTGAAAAATAAGTCTTAGTCTTGGCTGATAGTTCCAGGTAGCCCTCAACATGGTCCTGCTTTCACAAccaattaatatttctttttctagtcTATTTTTACAGTAGATAAATGAAAGTTTCACAGGCTGAATTAGATAACAGTTTAAAAGGGGTAAGACGAAAAGCTCACCAGCCGCAAAAAGTCTCCATGCCGCGTCTCCTCTGCTTCAATTGCTTTGTCAAGTATACCACCAGATGTCGAACTAATGACGAAAGGCCAATTAATACCATGAAACcaaataatttatgcaaattCATGCAGAGCACcaccttaaaagaaaatatgctgTTGAAAAGATAATAAGTTTATGCAGAGAATTGGTCTGCTAAGGCCGCAAACTTCATATCTTATTATTGAAGCAGAATGTATTGCATGTTGGGTAAAAGAATACAGACAAACAGTAAGTGTGGTGGCAATAATTGACAATAGCTATGAAGACATATAAAGATCACCTGTGACCTATAACAAAGCGCATCACAATACCCTTCTCTTCCTCCAACTTCTTTCTCTTCTCACCTAGTAATGTTTAATCAATGAGAACCCACCACAGATGAGATATGACAAGAAACTGAAATAGCATATAAAATGTTCTTAaatctagagagagagaaaataaaagagaattaTGAAGCCAAGTTAATGCACCTTGTGGCATCCAAGTAGCACGAACAGAATCTCTTCGTTTGCGGCTGCTAAAAGCTGTATTGATTCCTATAACCACAAAGTATTTTCTTTTCGCATTTGTTTCAACTTTCTTGAAGTTTGCTGACTTTGGGCTGCCACGAATTATAGATTCATGTTCTGCCGTAGCAGCTGTTAATTTCATCTCCAATTTTGATATTCTATCATCCAAGGACCTGCATTTCATATACAATGATAAGGTTTGCATTTAGGTCACTTGTGGCATATTAGTGAAAAATCCAGTCTAAACAGCCATCAGAATAGTGTACAAATATCAAGCTGGGTCCTTGAAACTTACCCCATACTGTCATTGGTGTTCTGCTGTACAATGTTCTGATGGcaagaaaaagttaaaaaaaaatatcattacaaACATATCAAATGCAGATGATGTAATGAAGAAGTAAAATTACAGCTAAAGATAACAAAGCAAGCTTAAGGCTAAGTTTGGAAGGAAGAATATTTTTGAGAAGCAACTAGAGTAGGATTTGCAATTTTTTGGTCAATCATATCTGGCACGTGTGCACATTATTATTGAAATAGTAAAGCAAATTCTGAAAAATTAGATACCAGAGGCCTTTTCACTAATCCACATCCAACCCACTTCccccaaaactaaaaataaattagttgTCAAATCAGGATTTCCAAAGCAATTTTTCCTAGAAATGACATTTCCAAGAACTGTAGTTTTGTTATGAACAAATCATTTACTATAAAAGCCAATTGTAGGACTTCACTGATAAGTTATTTCATGATATTTGCAATTTCAGAATCAGAGCTGTATAATCAAAGAAAACTACCTTTTCATGTGAGATTATAGTAAATATCAATAGATCAATAGCCAAAGAAGTGGAGCACATAATGACTCATGATTAGAAGTACGGTACATTtacttacaagttttggataatTCTCAGATTTTAAGTTTATTTGAGCATCTTCATCTTTACCTTCAGGCACTGTCCACATCCTGATACATAATTTATTGATCAATATGACATACCTATGCTAACAAGCAGCTTCCTTTACATGTAACTTACCATAAAAAGGCAAtcggaaaggaaaaaaaaaggagtgtaaaataataataagcctGTTCTGCATTGATATGGAAACCAGGTTATACAACATAAAATCAATGTGGCCTAAGGCGATGAcaagaaaatgtaaaataataagCCTGAGAAGCAGTATTAGATAATCGTTTCAATTGAGAAATAAGTAAACAAAGAATGTACTTTTGAATTTCAGTTGTTCATTATATAGGACCTAAAATGACAAGCACTTCCAATTCACCCAGCTCCAATAATTTGGTCCGGTTGAGTTGATTTTCACAATTCACATtaactaaaacaataaaatataaaacagtTAATTTAAAAGTtccttcctttgtttttttctttacagtAATTCCCCTCGGAGCCAAATAAAATAAGACTGATTAGAAATGCCACCTTTGGACAACCTGTTGGTTACATCTCATGCAAGGCAAGACTCTTAAACGCTCATGAATCATGATAGAAGGAAAGATTAAGTCACAATTTAACTAGTACATTAAATTTTGATAGCATTTGACAAAAAACACCATAACAAGTGGAAAAAACACTACGTATTGCATCAATCTACATCTGTTTTGAAGTAATCACATGAAACATTGacgaaggaaaaatgaaaaatgaaaagcaCATAGTACATTGTAAACAAAATGATAATGAATGATAGattacaaacaaaacaagtgCAAAGGGGGAGAATTGGCCCCAATGTGAgtcaaaaaacacaaattcaaaAACCACATCAGAAAGCATACATACACATTTGAACTACGCAGACAGCATTAGTTCAATTCAAACCCTCCTCAATGAAATGCAGCAATTAACATTCCAAAGAACACCCTTTAATAAACAGCTAAGCACATTCtatcaaaaatttaaaacaattaaCCTCTTCATATTGATTTCACAAAAACCCACCGAATTCTAAGAGTTTACTGATACCCACTAGCCAAAAATGCATAATTCAGTTAACGCAACCAATTCAGtgactaaaaattgaaaatttagagAAACCCAATTGAGAAAAATACCTGTTAGTGAAAACCATTCCAGCAAAGAAGCTGCAAAGGCACAGCATAAAAGCCATGTTCCTAGACATTCCATTTTTAGTATACTCTCCTCCTCCCATTCCTCTACTCTTCACCGACATTTTGGTGTAGCTTTTACACTCACCCAACtctaaaaatagaaactttttttaaaaaaaagaaaaggaaaacacaaatataGAGCCAAAACCAGACAGACCCAGAACTTGTATGAGCTTTGTTTCACTTAATACACGCTCTCTCTCAGGTGAGAGAGCTGTATGCAAGTGAAAGAGACTCCCACTGAAAAAAGAGGAACTTTTTTCAGTACAATTTATAGCTTTTGACCAAACGGCTCTGTGTGAATGAAACTTACCAATACAAACTTGTAAGTTTTAACGAATAACTGAATCAATAACCGTTGATCTggagtttaattaattttccttaaTTACTGTTTAAATTCTATAAACTCCTATTTACACCAATTGAACGTTAAGATTGctaataaattcatctttatAACTATCATTAATGTTGAAGaggttaaataattttttactgtttatatttttatccttttcggtttttttttttaaattatatatatatatatatatatattttcatgtatATGTCTTTgattaagtaataaaaaataattatttttcaaaaactcaTCTCTTCAAATGCTTCATAAAATACTTGTTGAAAGTTTGTGCCATGCCATGCCATGCAAGCTGCAGCACAGTTGTATGTATGGTTCAGAAATTCTAGAAATCATGCACTCCATACAATTTAGCATCTTATTCTATATGGtgaatcttaaaaaataattgagggaaaaaaaattcacatcaacttgctcaataagaaaatttaaattctataagattcaaactaaaatttatatatattttaataattaaatatggtAGATTGGAAATTTATGAAGCTCCCTGTATGATAATTATTCATTATCATTAAATCAAAATATCAATaggttttctattaaaaaaagaagaagatatcaataggtttatttttattataggcAGGATTTTAGTCTATACCCCTTATTTGATGACAATAATGAATAAACTTAAACAAATGAGATAATTGGAGCCCCCTAATAAAACTTAATTAATATGGATGCAAAGGTAAGCCCAGATGTACATGATTGTCCATTTTCTCTTATTgttttaataacttttaatttttagtttgattatAAAGTACAAATTGTGATAGTCCCATATTTGATGACAATAatgaattaattttattatataatactCCTTCTATCccactttttttgtcctttattctattttgagatgtcctaaaatattgtcctgtttttaaaaataaaagtcattaatttactaatatttctattatacccctattaatttactaattcaattttttgataaattttttttaagggtagttttggaaactaatacatttttaaaaggtaaataagacaataaatgatgttctcttaaaaagtttgacttttcaaacttgACAAAAAAAGTGAGACGGAGGGAGTATAATTATTGGAACttgtaagaataaaaaaatctagcaaCCCAAGTCCACTCAGAACAGTGGGTTTGTACAGTTCAACTATGGCCCAAATTAATAGATTCGTAAGGGAGGAAATCAAACAATAAGAGAGGGCCTTGTCTAAGGatggaaataaaatattatagaaaacGTGAGCAAATGTCTAAGTACAAGACTGCACAAGGAAGCCAATGATACACAAAAAAATACACTGCtcactctcttctctcaatGTTCTccttgttactttttttttttttttttttgtctgatcCCATTTCTATGAGaaccatctttttcttatatactcCCTTCACTTCACATCCTAATCCCCCATCTTTACCTAACAAATTTCTCCTAGCGACACTTGTCCTTTTAAACATCTAAGGAATGTAGTAGAAGGAGTTGTTTAACTGTGAATTACACTATTCAGGTCATTTCCTCATCAATACAGCTGATAAAGCTGTTGCCCcaccatttaatgcggaggcaacAAGCTATTTCTTGATGGAAACTTCCCCTACTCCTCATGATTCTCTTTCTTTAGTCAATCCTTCCCACCTGAAGCTTCTAAGAaccttttgtttcttcttctcttatccTCGAGTAGCCTCCCTCTTCAAACATGTAATGCCCCAATATCCACTCTAGAGTTCTACAACCCTTTCCTCAGTCCTCAGACCCCCACAGAACCTATGTAATAAAACTTAATTACCCCTTCtcttattgtttaatttttaatttaattatagaGTTTGTTAATTGTGATAGTcattaacatttatttattataattgtgttTGGAGGTCGCGAGGAAGATTAATGGTTTGAGATGGGAATAAAATAATTATGGAAATTATTTACTAGTGACTCATCAGATTTGGCTAAATCAGCGTggctttttctttataaaaatagcTATTTTCTAGCTAGCTTGTTGGGATAGAATTTGAGTAAATAATTGTGGTGGCTAGACATgctataattataattataagaCTCCTCGAGCTTGCGTTCTTTTGTGAAACAAAAGCCCCACAAGTTATAATAGCCTTTACTtgcacaaaattattattttaatttttactttgtaGACTCTTTTACACATAAGTTACATACATTTTACACGTTTTTCTAAGCACCGACATCCTTTTTCTCATAATTTCTAATCCGACGCTGAAGGCTCTTACTGTCTTAcatacaaaaatgaaaagatatctaaaaaaatgatatcaatcGTTGGTGTCAAATAATGCACTTGGCTGTAAGTTTTTGACACCACACTAAAGGTGATTTGcgactgattttttttttttttttagccttttgGGTTGTCTTAATCGGCTAACTAAtcctctttcttttaagtacaaTAATACCCTTTTCTAAGATTATCTCCTTTGAaatcattgaaatttttttggtaattgccTTTTGTATTCTTTACTCATATAAGATAAAAGGTTTAGggttatttttagattttagcaTTAAAGTTGAGTATTTAAGAGTTTTACTGTACAATAGTGatcatatttatgtttttaggCACATAGAAATTTGAGTGGCAAATTGTCCCATGTGCCTTGCCTTACCTCACACAGGTTTTTCCCATCTCGAAGAGAGGATATTTGAGACAAATTTTGCTTGTCCCACCACTTCTCAACTCATTATGTCCCAAATGtgcacatatatttttatttaagatatagtcaaattatatatatatatatatataatttatagcacgtttgatacattaaatagagattatgaaaataatgataatttttattagtgataataaaaagtgttgtaatgAAATTATTAAACCTAATCATATGTTTAGTTGTAAGttttaactttaaaataaaacttaagattGATATTTAGGACGTATTTTACTTATAcaatta contains:
- the LOC126727093 gene encoding probable beta-1,3-galactosyltransferase 2, which translates into the protein MSVKSRGMGGGEYTKNGMSRNMAFMLCLCSFFAGMVFTNRMWTVPEGKDEDAQINLKSENYPKLNIVQQNTNDSMGSLDDRISKLEMKLTAATAEHESIIRGSPKSANFKKVETNAKRKYFVVIGINTAFSSRKRRDSVRATWMPQGEKRKKLEEEKGIVMRFVIGHSSTSGGILDKAIEAEETRHGDFLRLDHVEGYLELSAKTKTYFSTAVSLWDAEFYVKVDDDIHVNLAMLGTTLARHRMKPRVYIGCMKSGPVLARKGVRYHEPEYWKFGEVGNKYFRHATGQLYALSKDLATYISTNQPILHKYANEDVSLGSWLIGIDVEHVDDRRLCCGTPPDCEWKAQAGNVCVASFDWKCSGICKSAERIMDVHQRCGEDKNALWSASF